A region from the Sorex araneus isolate mSorAra2 chromosome 6, mSorAra2.pri, whole genome shotgun sequence genome encodes:
- the PIDD1 gene encoding p53-induced death domain-containing protein 1 isoform X1, translating into MAAVPEGREPADSEERDAAAALPSLSGNRLSLDLYPDGGRRLLRLCARRHPQLPDVQFLQLSGHEDPRLLAAALDQVPQHLPRLRSLVLKGGQRRTALGACIRGSLATLPASLGALAHLAHLDLSFNSLERLPACVPHMGGLRVLLLSHNCLSELPATLGALPALTFLAASHNRLRALPPELLASSTLQCLDLSDNLLSTVPPEISGLRHLAELNLASNRLRHLPASLVALRSLRLLTLHSNLLVSVPTGLAHLPQLTRLDLRDNQLRDVPPELLDAPFVRLQGNPLGEAPPAPQSPPAAPAAPDMPRLSLSADSDSFPVTPRGCSVSLASGVRLHFPAGATAAPTTVCYCLRQPEPCLVPLGPHDALLSPVLELQPHGATFQQDVGLWLLFVPPRAWRCREVVVRTLSDGSWSDLETRLEEEAPRRLWAHCRVLHFSWFLVISRPACNTCLVPPEGALLCSSGHPGVKVTFPPGATREPQRVSLQVVRVTGRELRALRVLLQEPEAAASPLLSLSHGGAPDFLRPVTVQLPLPPGVTGLSLDRSRLHLLHRAPPAATWDDVTAHVALELSHLYARFQVTRFSWYWLWYTTKACVGGLARKAWERLRLHRVSLIALQRRRDPEQVLLQCLPCHKCLPHPRGPLGLSPLDLAQVDATLQRLLERYRGPEPSDAVDMFEGEQFFAAFERGIEVDAERPDCEAGRVAFVFYAHLRNVKEVYVTTSLDRQAQAVRGQVSFYRGAVPREVPAEAEAARQRKAADAVWMATLPIKLPRLRAPGRPGQDGSLSLAPLQLGDAESGFLTQSNLLSVARRLGPDWPAVALHLGQPYREVQRIRHEFRSVCLSVPKPSAAGRLVVGGRGVRPTAQGPCPGREVSMVPASAETTWTDRSAICCSPGRSARPASREPWPSCCRPWRTVTGRMWPRRCATSWSSAAGSTETVFCARAWHHPPQSPLRPSHGPWTQGPHCSLSGGGGAPRVTTCRLVSELCPLCADSGTWRGFRRSGDQAGLVAPESPTLGSKSQKQDTK; encoded by the exons ATGGCAGCGGTGCCGGAGGGGCGGGAGCCCGCGGACTCGGAGGAGAGAGATGCTGCCGCGGCGCTGCCGTCACTGTCCGGCAACCGGCTGAGCCTGGACCTGTACCCCGACGGCGGCCGCCGGCTGCTGCGCCTGTGCGCCCGGCGGCATCCGCAGCTGCCCGACGTGCAGTTCCTGCAGCTTAGCGGCCACGAGGACCCGCGGCTGCTGGCCGCCGCGCTGGACCAGGTGCCCCAGCACCTGCCGCGGCTTCGCTCCCTGGTTCTCAAAG GGGGGCAGCGCCGTACTGCGCTGGGGGCCTGCATCCGGGGCTCCCTGGCCACTCTGCCGGCCAGCCTGGGCGCCCTGGCCCACCTGGCCCACCTGGACCTGAGCTTCAACAGCCTGGAGCGCCTGCCCGCCTGCGTCCCGCACATGGGCGGCCTGCGCGTCCTTCTGCTGTCCCACAACTGCCTCTCGGAGCTGCCCGCCACCCTGGGGGCCCTGCCCGCCCTCACCTTCCTGGCTGCCTCCCACAACCGCCTGCGCGCGCTGCCCCCCGAGCTGCTGGCCTCCAGCACCCTGCAGTGTCTCGACCTCTCTGACAACCTCCTGAGCACGGTGCCCCCCGAGATCAGCGGCCTGCGCCACCTCGCCGAGCTCAACCTGGCCTCCAACCGGCTGCGCCACCTCCCGGCTTCCCTGG TGGCCCTCCGGTCCCTGCGGCTCCTCACCCTGCACAGTAACCTCCTGGTCTCGGTGCCCACCGGCCTGGCCCACCTCCCACAACTCACCCGACTGGACCTGCGGGACAACCAGCTTCGGGACGTGCCCCCCGAGCTCCTGGATGCCCCCTTTGTTCGCCTGCAGGGGAACCCCCTGGGGGAAGCGCCGCCTGCCCCTCAGAGCCCCCCAG CGGCCCCCGCGGCGCCGGATATGCCCAGACTCTCCCTGAGTGCCGACTCCGACAG CTTCCCCGTGACCCCCCGAGGCTGCTCTGTGAGCCTGGCGAGCGGGGTCCGCCTGCACTTCCCCGCGGGCGCCACGGCCGCTCCCACCACGGTCTGCTACTGCCTGCGGCAGCCGGAGCCCTGCCTGGTGCCCCTGGGTCCCCACGACGCCCTGCTCAGCCCCGTCCTGGAGCTGCAGCCCCACGGCGCCACCTTCCAGCAG GACGTGGGCCTGTGGCTGCTCTTCGTGCCCCCGAGGGCCTGGCGGTGCCGGGAGGTGGTGGTCAGAACCCTGAGCGACGGCAGCTGGAGCGACCTGGAGACCCGCCTGGAGGAGGAGGCCCCCAGG AGGCTCTGGGCTCACTGCCGAGTGCTCCACTTCTCCTGGTTCCTGGTGATCTCCCGCCCGGCCTGCAACACTTGCCTGGTGCCACCAGAGGGAGCACTGCTGTGCTCCTCGGGACATCCTGGGGTCAAAGTCACCTTCCCCCCTGGGGCCACTAGGGAGCCCCAGCGGGTCAGCCTGCAG GTGGTGCGTGTGACCGGCCGGGAGCTGCGTGCCCTGCGCGTCCTGCTGCAGGAGCCCGAGGCGGCCGCCAGCCCCCTGCTGTCCCTGTCACACGGCGGAGCCCCCGACTTCCTGCGGCCGGTGACCGTGCAGCTGCCGTTGCCCCCCGGCGTCACTG GCCTCAGCCTGGACCGCTCGCGCCTGCACCTCCTGCACCGCGCGCCACCCGCCGCTACTTGGGACGACGTCACCGCACACGTGGCGCTGGAGCTCAGCCACCTGTACGCCCGCTTCCAAGTCACGCGCTTCTCCTG gtacTGGCTCTGGTACACCACCAAGGCGTGCGTTGGGGGCCTGGCGCGGAAGGCCTGGGAGCGGCTGCGGCTCCACCGCGTCAGCCTCATCGCCCTGCAGCGCCGCCGCGACCCCGAGCAGGTGCTGCTGCAGTGTCTGCCCTGCCATAAG TGCCTGCCCCACCCGAGGGGGCCACTAGGCCTGAGTCCGCTGGACCTTGCCCAGGTGGACGCCACTCTGCAGCGGCTGCTAGAGCGCTACCGCGGGCCCGAGCCCTCCGACGCCGTGGACATGTTCGAGGGGGAGCAGTTCTTTGCGGCCTTTGAGCGGGGCATTGAGGTGGACGCCG agcgGCCGGACTGCGAGGCGGGCAGGGTGGCCTTTGTCTTCTACGCCCACCTGAGGAACGTGAAGGAAGTCTACGTGACCACCAGCCTGGACCGGCAGGCGCAGGCTGTCAGGGGCCAG GTGTCCTTCTACCGGGGAGCTGTGCCCCGGGAGGTGCCCGCTGAGGCGGAGGCCGCGCGGCAGAGGAAGGCGGCGGATGCCGTGTGGATGGCCACGCTGCCCATCAAGCTGCCA AGGCTGCGGGCGCCCGGGAGGCCAGGCCAGGATGGCAGTCTCTCCCTGGCCCCGCTGCAGCTGGGCGACGCAGAGAGTGGCTTCCTGACCCAGAGCAacctgctgagtgtggccaggcGCCTGGGCCCGGACTGGCCAGCCGTGGCCCTGCACCTGGGCCAGCCCTACCGTGAGGTGCAGCGCATTCGCCACGAGTtccggtctgtctgtctgtctgtccccaagCCCAGCGCTGCAGGGAGGCTGGtcgtgggagggagaggggttcGCCCCACTGCCCAGGGACCCTGTCCAGGAAGAGAGGTCAGCATGGTCCCCGCCTCCGCAGAGACGACCTGGACGGACAGATCCGCCATATGCTGTTCTCCTGGGCGGAGCGCCAGGCCGGCCAGCAGGGAGCCGTGGCCCAGCTGCTGCAGGCCCTGGAGGACAGTGACCGGCAGGATGTGGCCGAGGAGGTGCGCGACGTCCTGGAGCTCGGCCGCCGGAAGTACCGAGACAGTATTCTGCGCACGGGCCTGGCACCACCCACCCCAGAGCCCGCTCAGGCCTAGCCACGGCCCGTGGACGCAGGGTCCCCACTGCAGCCTGTCGGGAGGGGGTGGTGCGCCCCGAGTGACAACATGCCGGCTTGTCTCAGAGCTCTGTCCTTTGTGTGCCGACAGTGGGACGTGGCGGGGGTTCCGGAGATCAGGGGATCAGGCTGGGTTGGTGGCTCCTGAGTCCCCCACCCTCGGCAGCAAGAGCCAGAAGCAGGATACAAAGTAG
- the PIDD1 gene encoding p53-induced death domain-containing protein 1 isoform X2 produces MAAVPEGREPADSEERDAAAALPSLSGNRLSLDLYPDGGRRLLRLCARRHPQLPDVQFLQLSGHEDPRLLAAALDQVPQHLPRLRSLVLKGGQRRTALGACIRGSLATLPASLGALAHLAHLDLSFNSLERLPACVPHMGGLRVLLLSHNCLSELPATLGALPALTFLAASHNRLRALPPELLASSTLQCLDLSDNLLSTVPPEISGLRHLAELNLASNRLRHLPASLVALRSLRLLTLHSNLLVSVPTGLAHLPQLTRLDLRDNQLRDVPPELLDAPFVRLQGNPLGEAPPAPQSPPAAPAAPDMPRLSLSADSDSFPVTPRGCSVSLASGVRLHFPAGATAAPTTVCYCLRQPEPCLVPLGPHDALLSPVLELQPHGATFQQDVGLWLLFVPPRAWRCREVVVRTLSDGSWSDLETRLEEEAPRRLWAHCRVLHFSWFLVISRPACNTCLVPPEGALLCSSGHPGVKVTFPPGATREPQRVSLQVVRVTGRELRALRVLLQEPEAAASPLLSLSHGGAPDFLRPVTVQLPLPPGVTGLSLDRSRLHLLHRAPPAATWDDVTAHVALELSHLYARFQVTRFSWYWLWYTTKACVGGLARKAWERLRLHRVSLIALQRRRDPEQVLLQCLPCHKVDATLQRLLERYRGPEPSDAVDMFEGEQFFAAFERGIEVDAERPDCEAGRVAFVFYAHLRNVKEVYVTTSLDRQAQAVRGQVSFYRGAVPREVPAEAEAARQRKAADAVWMATLPIKLPRLRAPGRPGQDGSLSLAPLQLGDAESGFLTQSNLLSVARRLGPDWPAVALHLGQPYREVQRIRHEFRSVCLSVPKPSAAGRLVVGGRGVRPTAQGPCPGREVSMVPASAETTWTDRSAICCSPGRSARPASREPWPSCCRPWRTVTGRMWPRRCATSWSSAAGSTETVFCARAWHHPPQSPLRPSHGPWTQGPHCSLSGGGGAPRVTTCRLVSELCPLCADSGTWRGFRRSGDQAGLVAPESPTLGSKSQKQDTK; encoded by the exons ATGGCAGCGGTGCCGGAGGGGCGGGAGCCCGCGGACTCGGAGGAGAGAGATGCTGCCGCGGCGCTGCCGTCACTGTCCGGCAACCGGCTGAGCCTGGACCTGTACCCCGACGGCGGCCGCCGGCTGCTGCGCCTGTGCGCCCGGCGGCATCCGCAGCTGCCCGACGTGCAGTTCCTGCAGCTTAGCGGCCACGAGGACCCGCGGCTGCTGGCCGCCGCGCTGGACCAGGTGCCCCAGCACCTGCCGCGGCTTCGCTCCCTGGTTCTCAAAG GGGGGCAGCGCCGTACTGCGCTGGGGGCCTGCATCCGGGGCTCCCTGGCCACTCTGCCGGCCAGCCTGGGCGCCCTGGCCCACCTGGCCCACCTGGACCTGAGCTTCAACAGCCTGGAGCGCCTGCCCGCCTGCGTCCCGCACATGGGCGGCCTGCGCGTCCTTCTGCTGTCCCACAACTGCCTCTCGGAGCTGCCCGCCACCCTGGGGGCCCTGCCCGCCCTCACCTTCCTGGCTGCCTCCCACAACCGCCTGCGCGCGCTGCCCCCCGAGCTGCTGGCCTCCAGCACCCTGCAGTGTCTCGACCTCTCTGACAACCTCCTGAGCACGGTGCCCCCCGAGATCAGCGGCCTGCGCCACCTCGCCGAGCTCAACCTGGCCTCCAACCGGCTGCGCCACCTCCCGGCTTCCCTGG TGGCCCTCCGGTCCCTGCGGCTCCTCACCCTGCACAGTAACCTCCTGGTCTCGGTGCCCACCGGCCTGGCCCACCTCCCACAACTCACCCGACTGGACCTGCGGGACAACCAGCTTCGGGACGTGCCCCCCGAGCTCCTGGATGCCCCCTTTGTTCGCCTGCAGGGGAACCCCCTGGGGGAAGCGCCGCCTGCCCCTCAGAGCCCCCCAG CGGCCCCCGCGGCGCCGGATATGCCCAGACTCTCCCTGAGTGCCGACTCCGACAG CTTCCCCGTGACCCCCCGAGGCTGCTCTGTGAGCCTGGCGAGCGGGGTCCGCCTGCACTTCCCCGCGGGCGCCACGGCCGCTCCCACCACGGTCTGCTACTGCCTGCGGCAGCCGGAGCCCTGCCTGGTGCCCCTGGGTCCCCACGACGCCCTGCTCAGCCCCGTCCTGGAGCTGCAGCCCCACGGCGCCACCTTCCAGCAG GACGTGGGCCTGTGGCTGCTCTTCGTGCCCCCGAGGGCCTGGCGGTGCCGGGAGGTGGTGGTCAGAACCCTGAGCGACGGCAGCTGGAGCGACCTGGAGACCCGCCTGGAGGAGGAGGCCCCCAGG AGGCTCTGGGCTCACTGCCGAGTGCTCCACTTCTCCTGGTTCCTGGTGATCTCCCGCCCGGCCTGCAACACTTGCCTGGTGCCACCAGAGGGAGCACTGCTGTGCTCCTCGGGACATCCTGGGGTCAAAGTCACCTTCCCCCCTGGGGCCACTAGGGAGCCCCAGCGGGTCAGCCTGCAG GTGGTGCGTGTGACCGGCCGGGAGCTGCGTGCCCTGCGCGTCCTGCTGCAGGAGCCCGAGGCGGCCGCCAGCCCCCTGCTGTCCCTGTCACACGGCGGAGCCCCCGACTTCCTGCGGCCGGTGACCGTGCAGCTGCCGTTGCCCCCCGGCGTCACTG GCCTCAGCCTGGACCGCTCGCGCCTGCACCTCCTGCACCGCGCGCCACCCGCCGCTACTTGGGACGACGTCACCGCACACGTGGCGCTGGAGCTCAGCCACCTGTACGCCCGCTTCCAAGTCACGCGCTTCTCCTG gtacTGGCTCTGGTACACCACCAAGGCGTGCGTTGGGGGCCTGGCGCGGAAGGCCTGGGAGCGGCTGCGGCTCCACCGCGTCAGCCTCATCGCCCTGCAGCGCCGCCGCGACCCCGAGCAGGTGCTGCTGCAGTGTCTGCCCTGCCATAAG GTGGACGCCACTCTGCAGCGGCTGCTAGAGCGCTACCGCGGGCCCGAGCCCTCCGACGCCGTGGACATGTTCGAGGGGGAGCAGTTCTTTGCGGCCTTTGAGCGGGGCATTGAGGTGGACGCCG agcgGCCGGACTGCGAGGCGGGCAGGGTGGCCTTTGTCTTCTACGCCCACCTGAGGAACGTGAAGGAAGTCTACGTGACCACCAGCCTGGACCGGCAGGCGCAGGCTGTCAGGGGCCAG GTGTCCTTCTACCGGGGAGCTGTGCCCCGGGAGGTGCCCGCTGAGGCGGAGGCCGCGCGGCAGAGGAAGGCGGCGGATGCCGTGTGGATGGCCACGCTGCCCATCAAGCTGCCA AGGCTGCGGGCGCCCGGGAGGCCAGGCCAGGATGGCAGTCTCTCCCTGGCCCCGCTGCAGCTGGGCGACGCAGAGAGTGGCTTCCTGACCCAGAGCAacctgctgagtgtggccaggcGCCTGGGCCCGGACTGGCCAGCCGTGGCCCTGCACCTGGGCCAGCCCTACCGTGAGGTGCAGCGCATTCGCCACGAGTtccggtctgtctgtctgtctgtccccaagCCCAGCGCTGCAGGGAGGCTGGtcgtgggagggagaggggttcGCCCCACTGCCCAGGGACCCTGTCCAGGAAGAGAGGTCAGCATGGTCCCCGCCTCCGCAGAGACGACCTGGACGGACAGATCCGCCATATGCTGTTCTCCTGGGCGGAGCGCCAGGCCGGCCAGCAGGGAGCCGTGGCCCAGCTGCTGCAGGCCCTGGAGGACAGTGACCGGCAGGATGTGGCCGAGGAGGTGCGCGACGTCCTGGAGCTCGGCCGCCGGAAGTACCGAGACAGTATTCTGCGCACGGGCCTGGCACCACCCACCCCAGAGCCCGCTCAGGCCTAGCCACGGCCCGTGGACGCAGGGTCCCCACTGCAGCCTGTCGGGAGGGGGTGGTGCGCCCCGAGTGACAACATGCCGGCTTGTCTCAGAGCTCTGTCCTTTGTGTGCCGACAGTGGGACGTGGCGGGGGTTCCGGAGATCAGGGGATCAGGCTGGGTTGGTGGCTCCTGAGTCCCCCACCCTCGGCAGCAAGAGCCAGAAGCAGGATACAAAGTAG
- the PIDD1 gene encoding p53-induced death domain-containing protein 1 isoform X4 — MAAVPEGREPADSEERDAAAALPSLSGNRLSLDLYPDGGRRLLRLCARRHPQLPDVQFLQLSGHEDPRLLAAALDQVPQHLPRLRSLVLKGGQRRTALGACIRGSLATLPASLGALAHLAHLDLSFNSLERLPACVPHMGGLRVLLLSHNCLSELPATLGALPALTFLAASHNRLRALPPELLASSTLQCLDLSDNLLSTVPPEISGLRHLAELNLASNRLRHLPASLVALRSLRLLTLHSNLLVSVPTGLAHLPQLTRLDLRDNQLRDVPPELLDAPFVRLQGNPLGEAPPAPQSPPAAPAAPDMPRLSLSADSDSFPVTPRGCSVSLASGVRLHFPAGATAAPTTVCYCLRQPEPCLVPLGPHDALLSPVLELQPHGATFQQDVGLWLLFVPPRAWRCREVVVRTLSDGSWSDLETRLEEEAPRRLWAHCRVLHFSWFLVISRPACNTCLVPPEGALLCSSGHPGVKVTFPPGATREPQRVSLQVVRVTGRELRALRVLLQEPEAAASPLLSLSHGGAPDFLRPVTVQLPLPPGVTGLSLDRSRLHLLHRAPPAATWDDVTAHVALELSHLYARFQVTRFSWYWLWYTTKACVGGLARKAWERLRLHRVSLIALQRRRDPEQVLLQCLPCHKVDATLQRLLERYRGPEPSDAVDMFEGEQFFAAFERGIEVDAERPDCEAGRVAFVFYAHLRNVKEVYVTTSLDRQAQAVRGQVSFYRGAVPREVPAEAEAARQRKAADAVWMATLPIKLPRLRAPGRPGQDGSLSLAPLQLGDAESGFLTQSNLLSVARRLGPDWPAVALHLGQPYREVQRIRHEFRDDLDGQIRHMLFSWAERQAGQQGAVAQLLQALEDSDRQDVAEEVRDVLELGRRKYRDSILRTGLAPPTPEPAQA; from the exons ATGGCAGCGGTGCCGGAGGGGCGGGAGCCCGCGGACTCGGAGGAGAGAGATGCTGCCGCGGCGCTGCCGTCACTGTCCGGCAACCGGCTGAGCCTGGACCTGTACCCCGACGGCGGCCGCCGGCTGCTGCGCCTGTGCGCCCGGCGGCATCCGCAGCTGCCCGACGTGCAGTTCCTGCAGCTTAGCGGCCACGAGGACCCGCGGCTGCTGGCCGCCGCGCTGGACCAGGTGCCCCAGCACCTGCCGCGGCTTCGCTCCCTGGTTCTCAAAG GGGGGCAGCGCCGTACTGCGCTGGGGGCCTGCATCCGGGGCTCCCTGGCCACTCTGCCGGCCAGCCTGGGCGCCCTGGCCCACCTGGCCCACCTGGACCTGAGCTTCAACAGCCTGGAGCGCCTGCCCGCCTGCGTCCCGCACATGGGCGGCCTGCGCGTCCTTCTGCTGTCCCACAACTGCCTCTCGGAGCTGCCCGCCACCCTGGGGGCCCTGCCCGCCCTCACCTTCCTGGCTGCCTCCCACAACCGCCTGCGCGCGCTGCCCCCCGAGCTGCTGGCCTCCAGCACCCTGCAGTGTCTCGACCTCTCTGACAACCTCCTGAGCACGGTGCCCCCCGAGATCAGCGGCCTGCGCCACCTCGCCGAGCTCAACCTGGCCTCCAACCGGCTGCGCCACCTCCCGGCTTCCCTGG TGGCCCTCCGGTCCCTGCGGCTCCTCACCCTGCACAGTAACCTCCTGGTCTCGGTGCCCACCGGCCTGGCCCACCTCCCACAACTCACCCGACTGGACCTGCGGGACAACCAGCTTCGGGACGTGCCCCCCGAGCTCCTGGATGCCCCCTTTGTTCGCCTGCAGGGGAACCCCCTGGGGGAAGCGCCGCCTGCCCCTCAGAGCCCCCCAG CGGCCCCCGCGGCGCCGGATATGCCCAGACTCTCCCTGAGTGCCGACTCCGACAG CTTCCCCGTGACCCCCCGAGGCTGCTCTGTGAGCCTGGCGAGCGGGGTCCGCCTGCACTTCCCCGCGGGCGCCACGGCCGCTCCCACCACGGTCTGCTACTGCCTGCGGCAGCCGGAGCCCTGCCTGGTGCCCCTGGGTCCCCACGACGCCCTGCTCAGCCCCGTCCTGGAGCTGCAGCCCCACGGCGCCACCTTCCAGCAG GACGTGGGCCTGTGGCTGCTCTTCGTGCCCCCGAGGGCCTGGCGGTGCCGGGAGGTGGTGGTCAGAACCCTGAGCGACGGCAGCTGGAGCGACCTGGAGACCCGCCTGGAGGAGGAGGCCCCCAGG AGGCTCTGGGCTCACTGCCGAGTGCTCCACTTCTCCTGGTTCCTGGTGATCTCCCGCCCGGCCTGCAACACTTGCCTGGTGCCACCAGAGGGAGCACTGCTGTGCTCCTCGGGACATCCTGGGGTCAAAGTCACCTTCCCCCCTGGGGCCACTAGGGAGCCCCAGCGGGTCAGCCTGCAG GTGGTGCGTGTGACCGGCCGGGAGCTGCGTGCCCTGCGCGTCCTGCTGCAGGAGCCCGAGGCGGCCGCCAGCCCCCTGCTGTCCCTGTCACACGGCGGAGCCCCCGACTTCCTGCGGCCGGTGACCGTGCAGCTGCCGTTGCCCCCCGGCGTCACTG GCCTCAGCCTGGACCGCTCGCGCCTGCACCTCCTGCACCGCGCGCCACCCGCCGCTACTTGGGACGACGTCACCGCACACGTGGCGCTGGAGCTCAGCCACCTGTACGCCCGCTTCCAAGTCACGCGCTTCTCCTG gtacTGGCTCTGGTACACCACCAAGGCGTGCGTTGGGGGCCTGGCGCGGAAGGCCTGGGAGCGGCTGCGGCTCCACCGCGTCAGCCTCATCGCCCTGCAGCGCCGCCGCGACCCCGAGCAGGTGCTGCTGCAGTGTCTGCCCTGCCATAAG GTGGACGCCACTCTGCAGCGGCTGCTAGAGCGCTACCGCGGGCCCGAGCCCTCCGACGCCGTGGACATGTTCGAGGGGGAGCAGTTCTTTGCGGCCTTTGAGCGGGGCATTGAGGTGGACGCCG agcgGCCGGACTGCGAGGCGGGCAGGGTGGCCTTTGTCTTCTACGCCCACCTGAGGAACGTGAAGGAAGTCTACGTGACCACCAGCCTGGACCGGCAGGCGCAGGCTGTCAGGGGCCAG GTGTCCTTCTACCGGGGAGCTGTGCCCCGGGAGGTGCCCGCTGAGGCGGAGGCCGCGCGGCAGAGGAAGGCGGCGGATGCCGTGTGGATGGCCACGCTGCCCATCAAGCTGCCA AGGCTGCGGGCGCCCGGGAGGCCAGGCCAGGATGGCAGTCTCTCCCTGGCCCCGCTGCAGCTGGGCGACGCAGAGAGTGGCTTCCTGACCCAGAGCAacctgctgagtgtggccaggcGCCTGGGCCCGGACTGGCCAGCCGTGGCCCTGCACCTGGGCCAGCCCTACCGTGAGGTGCAGCGCATTCGCCACGAGTtccg AGACGACCTGGACGGACAGATCCGCCATATGCTGTTCTCCTGGGCGGAGCGCCAGGCCGGCCAGCAGGGAGCCGTGGCCCAGCTGCTGCAGGCCCTGGAGGACAGTGACCGGCAGGATGTGGCCGAGGAGGTGCGCGACGTCCTGGAGCTCGGCCGCCGGAAGTACCGAGACAGTATTCTGCGCACGGGCCTGGCACCACCCACCCCAGAGCCCGCTCAGGCCTAG